CTCCTTACAGACGCCGCCAAGTGGAGTACGCTGTCGCCTTCGCAACTTGGTGATCGTCTGCCAGTGGTGCTACACGTTCCATCATCGCGGCCCGCACTAAAGGGCTCAAAGCCAATCCATGATGCACTCGTAGCCTTGCAGGAAGAGGGCGTGATTGAGTATCTAGAAGTCAACGGCGTTCCATACGAGTCAATGCCAAGCTACGTTGAGAGAGCTGACATAGTTGTGAACCAGGTCGGCATTGGCGCCTATGGGACTCTCGCTCTTGAATCGATGATCGCGGGCAGGGCCGTTGTGACCCAGGTTTGGCCATCTGTTCGGGAATATATTCTTGATCAGACGGGGATGAAACTGCCGATTATAGAAGCTAACGCTCGGAGCGTTTATTCTGTGGTGCGGGAAATCGCGCGAAATCCAACAGCGTACTCATCTGTCGGAGGGGATTCGCGGATTTACGCCAATAAGGTCCACAACATGGAGGTCGTAGCTGGACGTCTAGCACCGTTCCTATTGAGCTGACCAGAGCGGGATTTCCTGTGCGCATGGGGAGCTAGGTGGCATCCGCAACCAGTCCGGCGAGCCTTGCCTGTTCTCTGAACGTCGGCACTTCCCTGACTACCTCATCGAAAGTTCCTGAGGCCAAGAGGAGTCCATCCTCCATAAAGAACAGCTGATCCACGTCCTTAACTGTTGACAGACGGTGCGCAACCGAAATGACAGTTACGTCCCCGTGCAGCGCCCGAATTGCCTTGGAGACTTCGGCTTCGGTCTTCGTATCAAGCGCAGAGGTTGCTTCGTCCATTATCAAGATATATGGATCCGAGTAGAGCGCCCGAGCTATACCAAGGCGTTGTCGTTGGCCGCCGGAGAAGCCCATTCCACGCTCGCCTACACCGGCGTCTAGTCCACCGGGACGCTTCTCGATGGCGTCCCAAAGTTGAGCGCGCTTGAGACATTCAATGACCTTCTCCCGATCGATTGTTCCCTGCCACGTAAGCGCAACATTCTGCGCCACAGAACCGTCGAAAAGCGACACATCTTGGGGTACATACCCCACGCGGGATCTCCATGCAGCCAGCACGTCGGAAAGTCGCTGATTATCGAGCATGACAGAACCTTCCTGCGGCTCGAGTAGACCGAGGATAATATCTACCAGAGTTGACTTTCCAGATCCTGATTCTCCAACTAGGCCGACGCGTGTGCCAAGCTTTATAGTCATTGAAACGTCGCGTACTGCGGGCTCTTCTCCTGTCGGGTACATGAAGGAAACAGACTTGAGCCGGAGCTCCTGAGGGTCACCGTCAAGGGGTTCTTTACCCAAGACTTCCCGCTGTGCTTTGTAGTCCTCAGCATCTTCCATGTCTCGAAGCACTGCGCGAATCTGAGCTTGGTTTGCGTTCAGATTATTGTTGGTTGTCTGCAAGTTGATGAGCGTCGGTATCAGACGCATTGCACCTACGGCAAAGAGGACGACTGCGCTGATTGCCTCGTTCATGTCGTGTGTGAGTACGAAGGAAATCACGCCGACAAGGAGGAATCCTCCTATGAGGGCCGCGTCCATGACGAACTTGGGAACGGAACCTAAGAACTGGATGTTGGCACGCGCCCGCGCAGCATGTTTGCGGTTTCTGCGAACTTCCTCAGCTACCTCGTCGAACTTGTTCCTGAGCGTTATCTCCTTTAGAGCGCCGACCATATCCGTCATCAGCGATGCAACTTTGTAGCTATAGTCGCGGTTAACACGCCCCGCAACAACGGCCCTCCTCGTCAGTACCGCTGACAGAAGATACGCGATCAAACCCAGATAAACCACCGCGATCGCGGCGGTCAAAGGCCGGACCACGGCCAAAGTTACCAGGATTAAAACAGATGATAACAGCGAAGCTGGTAGAGCGATTATTGGAAGGATCAGGCCCGAGACCACGGCAGACACTCCAACGTCGGCCATTCTCACCAAACGGGAGCTGGTGCGTCCTAGCCGGACGACCCACGGCGCACCAATGTAGGCGTCAAACAATCTGAGGCCTAGGCCAAGCTCGAATTCTGTGAACTTCCTCGTGGCAGCCCATTGCTGAGCGAGCGAAAGCGCCGACTTCATGAGAATTAGGCACGAAACAACCAGAATGAGCCAGACGTACCCATCGGGCCCAACTGAAAGATTTACTACGGGTATGTTGATCTCGGAGCCTTGAAGCATCGACGAAAGTGAAAGTGCCAGGAGCATTAGTGCGGCGACATCCAGAAGTGTCAGGAGGCACGATATAAGTACGTAAATGCGGATGTACCGGGTGGCTCCGGGAGGTAAATACTTCTGAACCCGTTTGAACTGCACAAAGGCGGCCTTCATCGCTACTCCTCAGGGTGTTCTTTTCACCCATATCCTAGTGTAGAGGTGTGGGGATGGCCGACTGCCTAGACTTGGAGATGTTTAGCAAGATGAGCATAGTAACCGGTTGTGAAGAGTTGGTATTCATATGGTGAATATTCCCGAGAGAGTGGGACGGTCCTTTCGAAAAGCAGCATGGTCGGGGATGAACATGTTTCCTGAGAGGTTGTGGAGGGCTCGCGCCCCAGAATGGTCGAAGTGGGGCAGCACTGAAGCTAATGGTCTACTGCCGCGTCTAGAAGGCGAAGTGCGGCTCCTGATTGGCCCGGCTAACTTTGCAGGGCAGGGCAACCTCTGGGCGCGCGCTGCCGAAATGCTACCGGCGGTCCAAGCAGTTAGCGTGCAGCCTCGAGCGGTCGGCCCAATTCGATATGAAGCAGACTTGACTGTCAGCCCCCATATGGCGGCACACTCGCGACATTGGGCCAAGAGGAACCTTGAGTTAGTCAAGGACCAATATACGCATGTGCTCGTGGAGGCTGGCTACCCAGTTTTTGGTGCCGCGTTTGGTAACGACCTGGTCAGTGAAATCAAAGACCTCAAGAGAGCGGGTTTGACCGTGGGTTACATTGCACATGGCTCAGACGTGCGGAAGCCGGCTGAGCATGCTCAACGGGATCCGTTCTCACCATTTCTCGACATGGATGCCGAGCTCCTGCGGCACTATGAGCGCAAAGCAGATAGAAACCTGTCGGTGCTGGAGAGCGTTCGAGTCCCAGAGTTTGTGTCCACAGTTGATCTCTTGGAGTTTTGTCCGGGCGCTACTTGGCTACCGACGCTCGTGGATGACCATCGGTGGTCAACTCGCAAGGGGAGGTTTCTCGCCTCGCCGGACAGAAAGCGCCCCATGGTACTTCATGCGCCCAGCCAGGTGGGGGTGAAGGGGTCCGCAATGATAGACGCGGTGCTCACGAAACTCGATGTAGAGGGGGTAGTTGAGTACGTGAGGGTTCAGGGAATACCATCGGCACAAATGCCTGAGCTCGTGGGAGGTGCAGATGTGGTAGTTGACCAGATAGGTACCGGCGCTTATGGAGTTGCTTCGCTGGAAGCAATGACTTATGGACGTGTCGTTGTTGCGGGGGTTTGGCCCTCCACGAGAGAGTTGCTGAAGTCTGAATTCGGTCAGGAACTGCCGATTGTTGAGGCAGATCCAAAGACCTTGGAGTCTGTAATTCGCGGGCTTGCGGCAGATCGAGGGAAACGTGCACAGCTAGGAAAGCGGGGCATTGAGTTTGTGGAGGCAGTTCACTCCCCACAGAAGGTCGCCGAAGTATTAGCGCCATTTCTAGGTGTGCCTATGCAACCGAACTGGAGAGACCGATGAGACGAATACAGATCGTCATTGGTGTTCACGACGAGCGCCGTCCGGTGCGCAGAGCTATCGAGAGCGTTATATCGGATGAGTTTGCGGATGCCATTGTTGTGGCCCACGGGATCGATCCAGGTCTGTTGGACGTGCCATTGGACAATCCTCGGGTAACTCTCCTGGAATGCCGCTCAGGTCGAGGTAAGCCGGGGGTTGCCTATAACTACGGTGTCGAACGATCCTCGGCACCCTTTGTTGGACACCTTGGGTCCGATGATTGGTATAACCCAGGTGCACTAACCGCGATGCTGGAGGCTGCCTACCGTGACGAGGCTGATTTCGTTTTAGCACCTCTTGGTAAGGCCAAAAGTGAACGAGGGTTGCGTCCCATCACTCTCAGAAGTCAGAATCTCAGTGGTGAGCGAGACCGGCTCTTTTACAGAACCGCCCCCCTAGGTATTGGGCGTAGGGAAGTCATGAACAATCCCAGATACAAAATGACCGAATCTGTAACGTCTGGAATGGATCTTCAAGCCAGCGTCGCAATGTGGACTGATGGTTTAAGGATCTCGTACAAATCTATGGATCCCGCCTATGTCGTTGGTTCGGATGCAGCAGAACGAGTGTCCAGCCGCCGCCGGTCTCTCGAGGAAATTACGGAGGCGCCAAGGCTACTGCTCGAGCAGCGCTGGGTTTGGGAACTGCCAAAGCAACAGCGATACGGTCTGGCAGTGAAACTACTCAGAAGCAACATGATCGACTATGCAGCTATGTATAGCGCGCATCAAGCGTGGCGCCACGGCGATGAGGTCCTACTCCGCTGTCTCGTGGATGACATTATGCAACTGTCCGGAGTGGCGATCAGGGCTCTGTCAGCCAATGAAAGCCGAATCATTGATGAGATAAGGAGTGGAAATCCAGAGAGCATTCAGCGTGCACTTGCTAGGCGACGGAGCAGTCCTCTGCGGGAGAGGGCACTTCCAAGAAACCCTCTTGATGCGCTCCGCCATGACTCCCTGCTTCGTCGCGGTTTGGTCACACAGGCGTGGAGGTTTGCCGTGAGGAGAGGTGGAGGACTTGATTAGCTCTCGCAGGGAGGACACCAAAATTCTGGCGTCCTGGGTGACCCTCGAAGTGAGTCCAACGCGACCTGTAGCACTTGGTTGCCCGCAGGGAACACCCTCGGCTTGGAGCGTGAACGATGCCATTGAGATCAACGCGGTGGCACTTTGGGGTCAAGGACCCCAGGTAGTCCTCGTAAGCGTCGATACGCTATATGTCGGAAGTTGGCTGGAGGAGTTGATCGTCTCTGCTCTTTCACCGGTGCCCCGCGAGAACATCCTCATAGGGGCTTCTCACACGCACTCTGCGCCGATGACGGATCACTCAAAACCGGAATTGGGAGTCCCCGACGAAGAGCATCTTTCGTCACTCGTCGCTCCCGTCCAGACTTCGATGGCTGAGCTTCTTGATCCAAAGAATTGTCAGTTTGTGACGACGACGGTGTGCTTCGGCCATGCCAAGCATTCCATAAGTCGTCGACTGAAGGCCTCAAGACAGGAGCTTGCTGCTGGCTCGGAGACAGTTGTGATGCGCCCGGATTGGCGTGGAACTACCAACGAACAAGTTCTGATGCTAGAGCTTCGCGACCTTGAGGGAACGGTTCGTGCGGCAGTGTGGAATTACGCCTGCCACCCTGTTGGATTCCCGCTGGGGGACACAGTCTCAGCGCACTTCCCTGGCGCGGTGAGGTCCGCGTTGCGCACTAAGTGGGGAGCTGGTACTCCGATTGTGTACTTCCAAGGTTTCTCGGGTGATACTAGGCCGCGATCACTGGCAGTCCTGAATACTCCTCGTCGGATTCTTGGGCGCTTCCTCCGACTTCAGAGGCGCAGACCGCCGACATGGCAGCATATTACGCTCCAGCAGTATGACGATTGGTTGGAGAGCTTTGTAGCAACAGTGCTGAGGATCTCGGAAAGGCCCAAGGTTGTGGAGGTGACTAGCGCTTTGGCTTCACGGACAGTCATTCATGGTGAACAGTTTGTGTCGCCGCCGCAGAACGTGTCCTTTCAAGCGATCAAGCTTGGGAAAAGCCTTGCAATCGTCGCAGCCAGCGCAGAACTGGTTGCAGAGTACGCGGTACCGGTGAGGAGGATGACTCGCTCGGCTCTAGGCTCGCGATGGGTTATGTTGGTCGGATGTATTGATACTCCATTCGGATACGCACCAACACGCGCAATGCTTCGTGAGGGGGGGTACGAGGTGTCGGGGTTCTTGGAGCCTTTTGGTCTCGATCGCGTGAACCCTCGAATTGAGGAGAGTCTTCTTTCTGGTTTTTCCGAGGTCCTAGCAAGCTTGGGAGACAGAACAGATGTCTGATGCACAAGCTTATGACGACCAAATTCAAAGAGAGCACCCGACGGTCGACGTGATTATTGCCTGTCACTCGACTGCGCGCCCTCTTGCGCGAGCAGTAGCGTCTGTCCTCGATGGAAACGCTAACGCCGCTAGCGTCACTGTGGTTGCCCACAACATTGCAGTGGACGAGTTGCGTGCGGTCCTTCCACATGCGCATGCCAGTCAAGTGCGTTGGCTTAGCCTCAACGATGGGACCCACTCTCCTGCAAACCCCTACAACTATGGGACGGCAGGATCCACTAGCGAATGGGTGAGCCTGCTTGGGTCAGACGATTACCTTCAGCCGGGGGCCGTAGCCGACTGGTTAAGCGTCGCCGCTGACTCGGACGCCGTGATTACCAGGTTAATGCACGACACGGGCGTGGTGGTGAGGACCCCGCCGGTGCGCCCCTTTCATCAAGGGCTCCGTGATGCAGTCAGCGACCGCCTCTACTATCGCAGTGCGCCGCTAGGCTTGATGAGGCGCGAGTTCCTCGAGGCCCACGATCTGCGTTGGGATGCTGATCTAACTTCCGGTGGGGATCTGCGGCTCTCCACCATGCTGTGGTCCTCTGGGAGGGTGGTTACGCAAACCATGGGACCCGGGTACGTGATTGGGGCGGATGCTGGTGACCGTGTCACTATGAGGCTCGCACCACTTGACGATGAACTGAGCCATGTTGATCGAGCCTGGGGTGAACATGGCTGGGCGCGACGGCTAACGTTGGGCCAACGAGACGCATTGGCTACAAAGTACTTGAGAATCCATATTTTTGGTGCGGCATACTATCGGGCAGCAGCGAACTGTTGGACTGCTGAGGACAGACTAACCCTTTCCAGAGCAACGGCTCTGATCCTCCGGCGAGCTCCGCGTGCTGACAGGGCCCTCTCCATCGCAGATCGAAGCCTTCTGGTCGCTGCG
This genomic stretch from Schaalia sp. JY-X169 harbors:
- a CDS encoding glycosyltransferase, whose translation is MRLLIGPANFAGQGNLWARAAEMLPAVQAVSVQPRAVGPIRYEADLTVSPHMAAHSRHWAKRNLELVKDQYTHVLVEAGYPVFGAAFGNDLVSEIKDLKRAGLTVGYIAHGSDVRKPAEHAQRDPFSPFLDMDAELLRHYERKADRNLSVLESVRVPEFVSTVDLLEFCPGATWLPTLVDDHRWSTRKGRFLASPDRKRPMVLHAPSQVGVKGSAMIDAVLTKLDVEGVVEYVRVQGIPSAQMPELVGGADVVVDQIGTGAYGVASLEAMTYGRVVVAGVWPSTRELLKSEFGQELPIVEADPKTLESVIRGLAADRGKRAQLGKRGIEFVEAVHSPQKVAEVLAPFLGVPMQPNWRDR
- a CDS encoding glycosyltransferase family 2 protein — encoded protein: MSDAQAYDDQIQREHPTVDVIIACHSTARPLARAVASVLDGNANAASVTVVAHNIAVDELRAVLPHAHASQVRWLSLNDGTHSPANPYNYGTAGSTSEWVSLLGSDDYLQPGAVADWLSVAADSDAVITRLMHDTGVVVRTPPVRPFHQGLRDAVSDRLYYRSAPLGLMRREFLEAHDLRWDADLTSGGDLRLSTMLWSSGRVVTQTMGPGYVIGADAGDRVTMRLAPLDDELSHVDRAWGEHGWARRLTLGQRDALATKYLRIHIFGAAYYRAAANCWTAEDRLTLSRATALILRRAPRADRALSIADRSLLVAALDTTTPDHVISRLALARRRFYTLAALIPRDLSQIFNREAPLRFMASSALVR
- a CDS encoding glycosyltransferase — translated: MRRIQIVIGVHDERRPVRRAIESVISDEFADAIVVAHGIDPGLLDVPLDNPRVTLLECRSGRGKPGVAYNYGVERSSAPFVGHLGSDDWYNPGALTAMLEAAYRDEADFVLAPLGKAKSERGLRPITLRSQNLSGERDRLFYRTAPLGIGRREVMNNPRYKMTESVTSGMDLQASVAMWTDGLRISYKSMDPAYVVGSDAAERVSSRRRSLEEITEAPRLLLEQRWVWELPKQQRYGLAVKLLRSNMIDYAAMYSAHQAWRHGDEVLLRCLVDDIMQLSGVAIRALSANESRIIDEIRSGNPESIQRALARRRSSPLRERALPRNPLDALRHDSLLRRGLVTQAWRFAVRRGGGLD
- a CDS encoding ABC transporter ATP-binding protein, with protein sequence MKAAFVQFKRVQKYLPPGATRYIRIYVLISCLLTLLDVAALMLLALSLSSMLQGSEINIPVVNLSVGPDGYVWLILVVSCLILMKSALSLAQQWAATRKFTEFELGLGLRLFDAYIGAPWVVRLGRTSSRLVRMADVGVSAVVSGLILPIIALPASLLSSVLILVTLAVVRPLTAAIAVVYLGLIAYLLSAVLTRRAVVAGRVNRDYSYKVASLMTDMVGALKEITLRNKFDEVAEEVRRNRKHAARARANIQFLGSVPKFVMDAALIGGFLLVGVISFVLTHDMNEAISAVVLFAVGAMRLIPTLINLQTTNNNLNANQAQIRAVLRDMEDAEDYKAQREVLGKEPLDGDPQELRLKSVSFMYPTGEEPAVRDVSMTIKLGTRVGLVGESGSGKSTLVDIILGLLEPQEGSVMLDNQRLSDVLAAWRSRVGYVPQDVSLFDGSVAQNVALTWQGTIDREKVIECLKRAQLWDAIEKRPGGLDAGVGERGMGFSGGQRQRLGIARALYSDPYILIMDEATSALDTKTEAEVSKAIRALHGDVTVISVAHRLSTVKDVDQLFFMEDGLLLASGTFDEVVREVPTFREQARLAGLVADAT